From Streptomyces sp. NBC_00683, one genomic window encodes:
- a CDS encoding FxsB family cyclophane-forming radical SAM/SPASM peptide maturase has protein sequence MTFRQFLLKLHTRCNLACTYCYVYEAADQSWRTKVRRMEHSTVRQVAARIADYRRPPGGGTGAERSDGPISVILHGGEPLLVGHRHLDGTLRILRDALDGTGEVAWGMQTNGVLLGQDPELLRVLRRYGVRVGVSLDGTAAGHDRYRKFADGRGSHGAVARALRILGDGADRELFSGVLCTIDLDADPVETYEALLEFSPPRMDLLLPHGTWDVPPPGLAARRVPPGRPPGSQDGPCDGAQDSPGATPYADWLCAVFDRWYGAPRRETGIRLFEELIMLLLGGRASSEMVGNGPLDLVVVETDGSLELADSLKVSYDGAAATPLDVFRDAFTVAEAHPAFRSPELSPVCASCPLVAVCGGGLYAHRYSHGPGDPFAHPTVYCADMAALIGHIRRRLEHDLARLKERRPAGSVAR, from the coding sequence ATGACGTTCCGCCAGTTCCTTCTCAAGTTGCATACGCGATGCAATTTGGCATGTACGTATTGCTACGTATACGAGGCCGCTGACCAGAGCTGGCGGACGAAGGTGCGGCGGATGGAACACTCCACGGTGCGGCAGGTGGCCGCCCGGATCGCCGACTACCGGAGGCCGCCGGGGGGCGGGACCGGGGCGGAACGGTCCGACGGGCCGATCTCGGTGATTCTTCACGGCGGTGAGCCCCTGCTCGTCGGGCATCGGCATCTCGACGGGACCCTGAGGATTCTGCGCGACGCGCTGGACGGCACCGGCGAGGTCGCCTGGGGGATGCAGACCAACGGGGTGCTGCTGGGCCAGGATCCGGAGCTGCTGCGGGTGCTGCGCCGGTACGGCGTGCGCGTCGGGGTCAGCCTCGACGGGACTGCCGCGGGCCATGACCGGTACAGGAAGTTCGCCGACGGGCGAGGCAGTCACGGGGCCGTGGCCCGGGCGCTGCGCATCCTCGGGGACGGGGCCGACCGGGAGCTCTTCAGCGGAGTGCTGTGCACCATCGACCTGGACGCCGACCCCGTGGAGACCTACGAGGCGCTGCTCGAATTCTCGCCGCCGCGGATGGATCTCCTGCTGCCGCACGGCACATGGGACGTCCCCCCGCCGGGCCTTGCGGCACGGCGCGTACCACCAGGAAGGCCGCCCGGTTCGCAGGACGGGCCGTGTGACGGGGCGCAGGACAGTCCGGGGGCGACCCCGTACGCCGACTGGCTGTGCGCCGTCTTCGACCGCTGGTACGGGGCGCCCCGGCGTGAGACCGGGATCCGGCTCTTCGAGGAGCTGATCATGCTGCTGCTGGGCGGCCGGGCGAGCAGCGAGATGGTGGGCAACGGCCCGCTGGACCTCGTCGTCGTGGAGACGGACGGCTCGCTGGAGCTGGCCGACAGCCTGAAGGTGTCGTACGACGGGGCGGCTGCCACCCCGCTGGACGTGTTCCGTGATGCTTTCACCGTGGCCGAGGCGCATCCGGCCTTCCGCAGTCCGGAGCTGTCGCCCGTCTGCGCTTCCTGCCCGCTGGTGGCGGTCTGCGGCGGAGGGCTGTACGCCCACCGGTACAGCCACGGGCCCGGTGATCCGTTCGCTCATCCCACGGTCTACTGCGCGGACATGGCCGCCCTGATCGGGCACATCCGGCGCAGGCTGGAGCACGATCTGGCCAGGCTGAAGGAGCGCCGGCCGGCCGGTTCGGTGGCCCGGTGA
- a CDS encoding RNA polymerase sigma factor: protein MHARIRAGDPEAFRELFRDHAQLVYRHAVRTTGDWDAAEDIVSLTFLEAWRLRGKLRDEGDSPRPWLMGIAVNVLRNTGRAARRHERALARLPLRDVLPDFADELVGRITDSEELAAAKTALGQLRRSEREVFALCVWSGLGYAEVAEALGVPVGTVRSRLSRARTRLRKLTDGELRRLRRKREPVGTGGQVQGGRVDAVRSNEERNR, encoded by the coding sequence ATGCATGCCCGCATCCGCGCGGGGGACCCGGAGGCGTTCCGCGAGCTGTTCCGCGACCATGCCCAGCTCGTCTACCGGCACGCGGTGCGGACCACGGGGGACTGGGACGCGGCCGAGGACATCGTGTCGCTGACCTTTCTGGAGGCATGGCGGCTGCGCGGGAAGCTGCGGGACGAAGGTGACAGTCCGCGGCCCTGGCTGATGGGGATCGCGGTCAACGTGCTGCGCAACACGGGGCGCGCCGCCCGGCGGCACGAGAGAGCGCTGGCCAGACTGCCCTTGCGGGACGTGTTGCCGGATTTCGCCGACGAGTTGGTCGGGCGGATCACGGACTCGGAGGAACTGGCCGCGGCGAAGACCGCGTTGGGGCAGTTGCGCAGGAGCGAGCGCGAAGTCTTCGCACTGTGCGTGTGGTCCGGGCTCGGTTACGCGGAGGTCGCCGAGGCGCTCGGAGTGCCGGTGGGCACGGTGCGTTCCCGGCTGTCGCGGGCGAGAACCCGGCTGCGCAAACTCACGGACGGGGAGTTGCGCCGCCTGCGAAGAAAGAGGGAACCGGTCGGGACGGGCGGACAAGTACAGGGTGGCCGCGTCGATGCGGTCCGGTCGAACGAGGAGAGAAACCGATGA
- the fxsT gene encoding FxSxx-COOH system tetratricopeptide repeat protein has protein sequence MTRDGWDGSASGDASGGWDDGDTFGGAEGLRLVDTPAGSGEFGAVSGAVGAGFGAGGAQVPGARSPAEGGAVPGERPGERPGAAGTGGKRTGEPGTVVTFYSFKGGVGRTMALVNTAWILASNGLRVLIIDWDLEAPGLHRYFHPLLVDPELGSTKGVIDLIRDYSMRASGPGPEPLPGGRVDWDRWFRDHSDVDDCIVGVRMDFADDGRLDFLPAGLQNDGYSAAVSTFDWDHFYTQLRGAEFLTALRDELSERYDYVLIDSRTGLSDTAGICTILLPDVVVDSFTLSAQSIQGAAAVAESVRAQATMRPIRILPAPMRVEYAEQNKLEAGRDLARSRFQSFLGSMTREERDLYWGDVEIPYRPFFAYEEIPAPVGDRPHQGNSLLAASERLTGRITDGRVTKQRPMPETMRRALLASYERTKAPIPSDIFLSYAPADRMWAEWIGARLTATGYQVALSGSAEHAGADTMTDVRLALAGSGRIVVLLSPDFVRLPHAHELWKSVSSRDPEASQRMLIPIRVHDAPLPAPFAGLVAVDLVERDQEEAEQALLAAVGRPDNAVAGTLRTPGRAATEEESGPRYPGVVPRVWHVPSRNPSFTGRAGTLEQMRNGFAASGLQGGPPQAVFGLGGVGKTQVAIEYAHRFAADYDAVWWIAAGQPGLVRQELAALAAELGLPARDDVATTAAAVLEALRQGRPYRRWLLVYDNAERPEELAPLIPAGPGHVLVTSRNRAWVALAVQVEVHVFTRDESVRLLRRQNPNLTDTEAGQVAEALGDLPLAVGQAAAWLEQSAMPVETYLRLLETQLTQMLEQEPPTSYPRSAAATWLLSLRAMREATPAAALLLEICAFFGPDPIPMWTLYGSRTAELLEQYDDRLDDPMRMGRLFTDINRYGLARTDQGDRTISVHRLVQEVLRSQVPRERWAEMRAHVHAILAEANPGYAEDPASWGRHAALLPHMAPSRAFSSRSARVRRWVVDAVRYLWRRSDHSAALETAERALGLWVPVFGDGDSLVILMRCQQANALRSAGKLAEAHALGLEVWEQARESLGEDDEYTLIAAGNLGADLRSTGAYTKARDIDRETYRVSQRVHGLRTPRTLSAANNLAVSLFLSGDRQGARELDRYVYETRREVLGATHPYTLTSASNYARDLRETGAPEQALKLLQETVAAFRERTGDKHPETLSAARNLAAVLRRTGQYEAARALSADIYDTYMSVLGPDHPDTLSAATNLACALVATGDAQGARALAQDALDRHRTQLGERHPFALACANNLAVYLRLTGARDAALAMSRRTLQQYREVLGAANPYTLTSMMNHATDLVTNNRTAEAVALEREAYADFVRVLTADHYDAIGCASNLALDLRATGATDEAAALHQDALERAAATMGAEHPTTLAVQAWGRLDSDIEPPAP, from the coding sequence ATGACCAGGGACGGTTGGGACGGTTCGGCGAGCGGGGACGCTTCGGGCGGCTGGGACGACGGAGACACCTTCGGGGGTGCGGAAGGCCTGCGGCTGGTGGACACCCCTGCGGGATCCGGGGAGTTCGGGGCTGTTTCCGGGGCTGTTGGTGCAGGGTTCGGAGCGGGCGGCGCCCAGGTGCCGGGTGCGAGGTCCCCGGCGGAAGGCGGCGCGGTGCCGGGCGAGAGGCCGGGTGAGAGGCCGGGAGCAGCCGGCACCGGTGGGAAGCGCACCGGGGAACCCGGCACCGTCGTGACGTTCTACTCGTTCAAGGGCGGCGTCGGCCGCACCATGGCTCTCGTCAACACCGCCTGGATCCTTGCCAGTAACGGCCTGCGGGTTCTGATCATCGACTGGGACCTGGAGGCGCCGGGGCTCCACCGCTACTTCCATCCACTGCTGGTCGACCCCGAACTCGGCTCCACCAAGGGCGTCATCGACCTCATCCGCGACTACTCCATGCGAGCCTCCGGGCCCGGTCCCGAGCCCCTGCCCGGAGGGCGGGTCGACTGGGACCGCTGGTTCCGTGACCACTCCGATGTCGACGACTGCATCGTCGGGGTGCGCATGGACTTCGCCGACGACGGGCGGCTCGACTTCCTGCCCGCAGGTCTCCAGAACGACGGATACTCCGCGGCCGTCTCCACCTTCGACTGGGACCACTTCTACACGCAGCTGCGGGGCGCCGAGTTCCTCACTGCCCTGCGCGACGAGCTGAGCGAACGCTACGACTACGTCCTGATCGACAGCCGTACGGGACTGTCCGACACGGCCGGCATCTGCACGATCCTGCTGCCCGACGTCGTCGTCGACTCCTTCACCCTGAGCGCCCAGTCGATCCAGGGTGCCGCAGCCGTCGCCGAGTCCGTGCGGGCCCAGGCCACGATGCGGCCCATCCGGATCCTGCCCGCCCCGATGCGCGTCGAGTACGCCGAACAGAACAAGCTCGAGGCCGGCCGGGACCTGGCCCGCAGCAGGTTCCAGTCGTTCCTCGGCTCCATGACCCGCGAGGAACGCGACCTGTACTGGGGCGATGTGGAGATCCCCTACCGGCCCTTCTTCGCGTACGAGGAGATCCCCGCCCCCGTAGGCGACCGGCCCCACCAGGGCAACAGCCTGCTGGCCGCGTCCGAGAGGCTCACCGGCCGGATCACCGACGGGCGGGTCACGAAGCAGCGCCCGATGCCGGAGACGATGCGGCGGGCGCTGCTCGCCTCGTACGAGCGGACCAAGGCGCCCATCCCCTCCGACATCTTCCTCAGCTACGCGCCCGCGGACCGCATGTGGGCGGAGTGGATCGGCGCCCGGCTCACCGCGACCGGCTACCAGGTGGCCCTCAGCGGCTCGGCCGAGCACGCGGGCGCCGACACCATGACCGACGTACGTCTGGCCCTGGCCGGATCCGGCCGGATCGTGGTGCTCCTCTCGCCGGACTTCGTCCGGCTGCCGCACGCCCACGAGCTGTGGAAGTCGGTGTCCTCCCGGGACCCGGAGGCCTCGCAGCGGATGCTGATCCCCATCCGGGTCCACGACGCCCCGCTGCCCGCCCCCTTCGCGGGCCTGGTGGCCGTGGACCTTGTCGAGCGGGACCAGGAAGAGGCGGAGCAGGCGCTGCTGGCGGCCGTGGGCAGGCCGGACAACGCCGTGGCGGGCACCCTCAGGACCCCCGGCAGGGCGGCCACCGAGGAGGAGAGCGGACCGCGCTATCCCGGAGTCGTTCCCCGGGTCTGGCACGTGCCTTCGCGCAACCCTTCCTTCACCGGTCGTGCCGGCACGCTGGAGCAGATGCGCAACGGCTTCGCCGCGAGCGGGCTGCAAGGCGGGCCGCCGCAGGCCGTGTTCGGGCTCGGCGGGGTGGGCAAGACGCAGGTCGCCATCGAGTACGCGCACAGGTTCGCCGCCGATTACGACGCCGTGTGGTGGATAGCGGCCGGTCAGCCCGGCCTCGTGCGCCAGGAACTGGCCGCGCTGGCAGCCGAGTTGGGTCTGCCGGCCCGTGACGACGTGGCGACGACGGCGGCCGCCGTGCTGGAGGCGTTACGGCAGGGGCGGCCCTACCGGCGCTGGCTCCTGGTCTACGACAACGCCGAACGGCCCGAGGAGCTGGCCCCGTTGATCCCGGCAGGGCCCGGCCACGTCCTGGTGACGTCGCGCAACCGGGCCTGGGTGGCACTCGCGGTCCAGGTGGAGGTCCATGTCTTCACCCGGGACGAGTCCGTGCGACTGCTCCGGCGGCAGAACCCGAACCTGACGGACACCGAGGCCGGTCAGGTCGCCGAGGCGCTCGGCGACCTCCCGCTCGCCGTCGGGCAGGCGGCGGCCTGGCTGGAGCAGTCGGCCATGCCCGTGGAGACGTATCTGCGGCTGCTGGAGACCCAGTTGACGCAGATGCTGGAGCAGGAGCCGCCCACGAGCTATCCGCGCTCGGCGGCAGCCACCTGGCTGCTGTCGCTTCGCGCGATGCGGGAGGCGACGCCCGCCGCCGCGCTGCTTCTGGAGATCTGCGCGTTCTTCGGCCCGGACCCGATCCCGATGTGGACGCTGTACGGCAGCCGTACGGCGGAGCTGCTGGAGCAGTACGACGACCGCCTGGACGATCCGATGCGGATGGGCAGGCTGTTCACCGACATCAACCGCTACGGCCTCGCCCGCACCGACCAGGGCGACCGGACCATCAGCGTGCACCGGCTGGTGCAGGAGGTGCTGCGCTCCCAGGTGCCGCGCGAACGGTGGGCCGAGATGCGCGCCCATGTGCACGCGATTCTCGCCGAGGCCAATCCCGGGTACGCCGAGGACCCCGCCTCCTGGGGGCGGCACGCGGCACTGCTCCCGCACATGGCCCCGTCGCGGGCCTTCAGCAGCAGGTCCGCGCGGGTACGCCGCTGGGTGGTCGACGCGGTCCGCTACCTGTGGCGGCGCTCCGATCACAGTGCGGCCCTGGAAACGGCCGAACGGGCCCTGGGCCTCTGGGTTCCCGTATTCGGGGACGGCGACTCCCTGGTGATCCTCATGCGGTGCCAGCAGGCCAATGCGCTGAGGTCCGCCGGAAAGCTCGCGGAGGCGCACGCGCTGGGCCTGGAGGTGTGGGAGCAGGCCCGTGAGTCGCTGGGCGAGGACGACGAGTACACCCTGATCGCCGCCGGGAACCTCGGCGCCGACCTGCGCAGCACCGGCGCCTACACGAAGGCGCGGGACATCGACCGGGAGACCTACCGGGTCAGCCAGCGGGTGCACGGCCTGCGGACCCCGCGCACACTCAGCGCCGCGAACAACCTCGCGGTCTCCCTCTTCCTGTCCGGCGACCGGCAGGGTGCCCGCGAGCTCGACCGGTACGTGTACGAGACCCGGCGCGAAGTGCTTGGCGCCACCCATCCGTACACGCTCACCTCCGCCAGCAACTACGCACGGGACCTGCGGGAGACGGGGGCGCCGGAACAGGCGCTGAAACTGCTCCAGGAGACCGTGGCGGCCTTCCGGGAGCGGACCGGCGACAAGCATCCGGAGACGCTGAGCGCGGCCCGCAACCTCGCGGCGGTGCTGCGCCGCACCGGTCAGTACGAGGCGGCCAGGGCGCTCAGTGCCGACATCTACGACACGTACATGAGCGTGCTCGGCCCCGACCATCCGGACACCCTCTCCGCGGCCACCAACCTGGCCTGTGCGCTGGTGGCCACGGGGGACGCGCAGGGGGCGCGGGCGCTCGCGCAGGACGCCCTCGACCGGCACCGCACCCAGCTGGGGGAGCGGCATCCGTTCGCACTGGCCTGCGCGAACAACCTGGCCGTGTACCTGCGGCTGACCGGGGCGCGCGATGCGGCGCTGGCCATGTCGCGCAGAACCCTCCAGCAGTACCGGGAGGTTCTCGGCGCCGCCAATCCCTACACGCTGACCAGCATGATGAACCACGCCACCGACCTGGTCACCAACAACAGGACGGCAGAGGCGGTGGCGCTGGAGCGTGAGGCGTACGCCGACTTCGTCCGCGTCCTGACAGCCGATCACTACGACGCGATCGGCTGTGCGTCGAACCTGGCGCTGGACCTGCGGGCGACCGGGGCGACGGACGAGGCGGCGGCCCTGCACCAGGACGCCCTGGAGCGGGCCGCGGCGACGATGGGTGCGGAACATCCGACCACGCTGGCGGTGCAGGCGTGGGGGAGACTCGACTCGGACATCGAGCCGCCCGCTCCCTGA
- a CDS encoding TIR-like protein FxsC, giving the protein MGPYFFLSYARTDDQDAYVRRFYDDLCAQIMELAGSAVRLPVGFRDNSSIRIGEHWSERLESVLGICHSMVALYSPDYFRSEWCSREAGVMMRRANQYFARTQKGSSALIPVLWRPVDIPSEVAHIQYVTDGFGSWYADAGLQRLLQKDPAGEDYRNAVRLVAQRVLYVAEREKLPVANGIRLAQEPLSFPPRTAPTRPGSTVQFFVAAGTADTLPEERRSAPYYGRAGLDWNPYHPQEEYPIYQVAQRLVTAQGYGTAYREVRSGLTRQLNQAWRDDQVSILLVDAWSAPVSPYREQLEQFDRTEHPATGVLVPCHPREDGERGELWRGVTEVFERKSSRGTQDRQFQVRVSATDFKQALGRMVSSAQNNLIRKRHAPVAPGAGEQGTVSARPILRGPTSGTGSGPGSAPPRIPGPAGGTPQAGPPADRPVNRPRRPGGHGPLDSRGDGGAGR; this is encoded by the coding sequence GTGGGGCCGTACTTCTTTCTGAGCTATGCCAGGACCGATGACCAGGACGCTTATGTGCGCCGGTTCTACGACGACTTATGTGCGCAGATCATGGAACTGGCCGGTAGCGCGGTCCGGTTGCCGGTCGGATTCCGGGACAACAGCTCCATCCGTATCGGTGAGCACTGGAGCGAGCGCCTGGAAAGCGTGCTCGGCATCTGTCATTCGATGGTGGCGCTCTACTCGCCCGACTATTTCCGCAGCGAGTGGTGTTCGCGTGAGGCCGGAGTGATGATGCGGCGCGCGAACCAGTACTTCGCGCGGACCCAGAAGGGCTCGTCGGCGCTGATCCCCGTGCTGTGGCGCCCCGTCGACATTCCGTCCGAGGTCGCGCACATCCAGTACGTCACCGACGGCTTCGGATCCTGGTACGCCGATGCCGGGCTGCAGCGGCTGCTCCAGAAGGACCCTGCGGGCGAGGACTACCGCAACGCCGTACGGCTCGTCGCGCAGCGCGTCCTGTACGTCGCCGAGCGCGAGAAGCTGCCCGTGGCCAACGGCATCCGGCTGGCACAGGAACCCCTGTCGTTCCCGCCGCGCACCGCACCCACCAGGCCGGGCAGCACCGTCCAGTTCTTCGTGGCCGCCGGCACCGCGGACACGCTGCCCGAAGAGCGCAGGAGCGCCCCGTACTACGGCCGTGCGGGGCTCGACTGGAATCCGTACCACCCGCAGGAGGAGTACCCGATCTACCAGGTGGCTCAGCGCCTGGTGACGGCACAGGGGTACGGCACCGCCTACCGGGAGGTGCGCAGTGGGCTCACCCGGCAGCTCAATCAGGCATGGCGCGACGACCAGGTGTCGATCCTGCTGGTGGACGCGTGGAGCGCGCCGGTGTCGCCGTACCGTGAGCAGTTGGAGCAGTTCGACCGGACGGAGCATCCCGCGACCGGCGTTCTCGTTCCCTGCCATCCCCGGGAGGACGGGGAGCGGGGGGAACTCTGGCGCGGGGTGACCGAGGTCTTCGAGCGGAAGTCGTCGCGCGGCACACAGGACAGGCAGTTCCAGGTCCGGGTCAGTGCCACGGACTTCAAGCAGGCCCTGGGGCGGATGGTGTCCTCCGCGCAGAACAACCTGATACGCAAGCGCCATGCCCCTGTGGCCCCGGGTGCGGGCGAGCAGGGGACGGTGTCGGCGCGCCCGATCCTGCGGGGGCCGACCAGCGGAACCGGCAGCGGGCCGGGCAGCGCTCCGCCACGGATTCCAGGGCCGGCCGGTGGAACACCGCAGGCCGGCCCTCCCGCTGACCGGCCGGTGAACCGGCCTCGCAGGCCCGGCGGGCACGGGCCGCTCGACTCTCGTGGTGACGGAGGCGCAGGGCGATGA
- a CDS encoding aKG-HExxH-type peptide beta-hydroxylase, with amino-acid sequence MNGPGAAPARHLIPRETFLALARGRGGASAVAVLRAGQLSKRRLLLSAVRRVAEERAPRVVRQMRLAETYDRIEELRQESTERWESVLLHPYLDLWAAGALRALYTETGGGEVDPVPGGLARLLDPGGPVLQVESRGRCLTVRIDDRGPYREAHGDPVPGPLDGATVRRWEGLLSEAWQLLVERHPWHAEAVGAGVSTLVPLLPKPDGTAVSSVVRRGYGAVGVSLPADAERLALALVHEFLHIQLGALLDLVPLHGPDSGARYHAPWRTDPRPAGALLQGTYAHLGVSDFWRVERGREHWPGPLTRSYAGGQYSHWRERTADAARTLLGSGELNYEGEQFVEELSRTIGDWDRDTG; translated from the coding sequence GTGAACGGGCCGGGGGCCGCGCCTGCCCGGCATCTGATTCCGCGCGAGACCTTCCTGGCGCTGGCCCGGGGGCGGGGCGGCGCCTCCGCCGTGGCCGTTCTGCGGGCCGGACAGCTGAGCAAGCGCAGGCTGCTGCTGAGCGCGGTGCGCCGGGTCGCGGAGGAGCGTGCCCCGCGTGTGGTGCGGCAGATGCGGCTGGCGGAGACGTACGACCGGATCGAGGAGTTGCGCCAGGAGTCCACGGAGCGGTGGGAGTCGGTGCTCCTCCATCCCTATCTGGACCTGTGGGCGGCCGGTGCGCTGCGCGCGCTGTACACGGAGACGGGCGGCGGCGAGGTGGATCCCGTGCCTGGCGGGCTGGCCCGGCTGCTGGATCCGGGCGGCCCGGTCCTCCAGGTGGAGTCGCGGGGGCGCTGTCTCACCGTAAGGATCGATGACCGCGGCCCGTACCGAGAGGCGCACGGTGACCCGGTGCCGGGGCCCCTGGACGGCGCAACGGTGCGCCGCTGGGAGGGACTGCTGTCCGAGGCCTGGCAGTTGCTCGTCGAGCGGCATCCCTGGCACGCCGAGGCCGTCGGCGCCGGGGTGTCCACGCTGGTGCCGCTCCTGCCGAAGCCCGACGGCACAGCGGTGTCCTCGGTGGTGCGCCGCGGATACGGCGCGGTCGGCGTGTCCCTGCCCGCCGACGCCGAGCGGCTGGCGCTGGCGCTGGTCCACGAGTTCCTGCACATCCAGCTGGGCGCGCTGCTCGATCTCGTACCGCTGCACGGGCCGGACTCGGGGGCGCGCTATCACGCGCCGTGGCGCACGGATCCGCGCCCTGCGGGCGCCCTGCTTCAGGGAACGTACGCGCATCTGGGGGTCTCGGACTTCTGGCGGGTGGAACGGGGCAGGGAGCACTGGCCCGGGCCGCTGACCCGGAGTTACGCCGGCGGCCAGTACAGCCACTGGCGTGAGCGGACCGCCGATGCCGCGCGGACTCTGCTGGGCAGCGGTGAACTCAACTACGAAGGAGAGCAGTTCGTCGAGGAACTGAGCCGTACCATCGGCGACTGGGACAGGGATACGGGCTGA
- the fxsA gene encoding FxSxx-COOH cyclophane-containing RiPP peptide, whose amino-acid sequence MKSINSAPLVSVLADVSGLSDAELAELPDTVFADMVSRLREEVLTPSSEPVSAFTSALDPAAGERERTRERS is encoded by the coding sequence ATGAAGTCAATCAATTCCGCCCCGCTGGTCTCGGTCCTGGCAGATGTCAGCGGGCTGAGTGACGCGGAGCTGGCCGAGCTGCCGGACACCGTATTCGCCGACATGGTGTCGCGGCTCAGGGAAGAAGTGCTCACCCCCTCCAGCGAGCCGGTTTCCGCGTTCACGTCGGCGCTCGACCCTGCGGCCGGGGAACGGGAGCGGACCCGCGAGCGGTCATGA
- a CDS encoding tyrosinase family protein — MALLVRRNQALLSEDQKRQLVTAVWDLKSQGKYDQFTKAHVAGANSYHHVPTFLPWHREFVRIFETALPTPSGQPTLTIPYWDWTGTSDPWADYFMGGNGRASDDRVMTGPFAVGNGWFCVDPSREIPSYLRRQFGAGADHLPTTGDVSACLAMTPYDSEPWEGVSQSFRKSIEGVITPDIHNRVHRWIGGNMELTSSPNDPVFWLHHCNIDRLWALWQQNHRNETYLPQSGGPPGQNVNDLMPPWSSVRVSAVLDHRSLGYVYDTENPTAQGDHMHPGDTLRSGDSISSGGGRYRLVYETDGNLVLYQDGERTPQWSSQTQRRSPGMCVMQMNGDLTIDDADGQRVWSLGIDGRGNRLRLTGDGALEVTGLSGAIAWRSPREVMA; from the coding sequence ATGGCCCTACTTGTCCGCAGGAACCAGGCCCTGTTGTCCGAGGACCAGAAGCGGCAACTCGTCACAGCGGTGTGGGACCTAAAGTCCCAAGGCAAATACGACCAGTTCACCAAGGCGCACGTGGCAGGTGCGAACTCCTACCACCACGTCCCCACTTTCCTGCCCTGGCACCGGGAGTTCGTCCGGATCTTCGAGACGGCACTGCCGACCCCGTCCGGTCAGCCGACGCTCACCATTCCGTACTGGGACTGGACGGGCACCAGCGATCCATGGGCCGACTACTTCATGGGCGGCAACGGCAGGGCGAGCGACGACCGGGTCATGACCGGTCCGTTCGCCGTAGGCAACGGATGGTTCTGCGTCGATCCCAGTCGGGAGATCCCTTCGTACCTCAGGCGGCAGTTCGGTGCCGGCGCCGACCACCTGCCGACAACAGGCGACGTGTCCGCCTGCCTCGCAATGACGCCGTACGACAGCGAGCCGTGGGAGGGGGTGAGCCAAAGCTTCCGCAAATCCATAGAAGGCGTGATAACGCCGGACATCCACAACAGGGTCCATCGGTGGATCGGCGGCAACATGGAACTCACCAGTTCGCCCAACGACCCCGTCTTCTGGCTGCATCACTGCAACATCGACCGGCTCTGGGCCTTGTGGCAGCAGAACCACCGGAACGAGACATACCTCCCGCAGAGCGGCGGCCCGCCGGGACAGAACGTCAACGACCTGATGCCCCCGTGGTCGAGCGTGCGGGTGAGCGCGGTGCTCGACCACCGAAGCCTGGGCTACGTCTACGACACCGAGAACCCCACGGCCCAGGGCGACCACATGCATCCCGGGGACACCCTGCGCAGCGGCGACTCGATCAGCTCGGGGGGCGGCCGGTACCGGCTCGTCTACGAGACCGACGGGAACCTGGTCCTGTACCAGGACGGCGAACGTACTCCGCAGTGGTCGTCCCAGACACAGCGCAGGTCTCCTGGAATGTGCGTCATGCAGATGAACGGCGACCTCACCATCGACGACGCCGACGGACAGCGGGTGTGGAGCCTGGGCATCGACGGGCGCGGCAACCGTCTCAGGCTGACGGGGGACGGAGCTTTGGAGGTCACCGGCCTGTCCGGGGCGATCGCCTGGCGTTCCCCCCGTGAAGTGATGGCCTGA